CTGGTCGCGCTGGCTCATGCCGATGGTGTCGATCAGCACCAGGTGGCGGTCGGAAAGGTTCGCGAGCACGCTGGCGAGCTCTTCGCCGTCGCGTACCGAGTGCACCGGCACGCCGAGGATGCGGCCGTAGATGCGCAGCTGGTCGTGCGCGCCGACGCGATAGCCGTCGGTGGTGAGCAGCGCGACTTTCGACGCGCCGAAGCGCACCACGGCGCGCGCCGCGAGCTTGGCGACGGTCGTCGTCTTGCCGACGCCGGTCGGACCGACGAGCGCGTAGATGCCGCCGTTGTTGACGATCTCGTCGTCGCCGGCGATCCACAGCTCGCGCTCGATGCATTCGGCGACCGCGTCGATCGTCGGGTCGTTGGTGAAGGTGCACACCTCGTCCGCCACGCGGCGCGAGAGGTACGGGGAGAAACCCGCGTTGAGCAGCTCGTGCATCACCTGCGGGCGGCCCGAGGTGCCGGACGTGGCATCGTTGCCGAAAGCGGCGAAGTCGCGCTGCTGGAGCAGGCTCTTCAGCGTCTTGATCTCGTTGAGCAGCGCGTTGTCGGCGGGCGCCGCGGCCGCAGGCGCGGGCGCGGCAGGCGCGCTCGCCGGGGCGGCGGGCTGCGCGACGACCGGCGCAGGCGCGGCGACCGGGGGAATGACGATCGCCGGGCTCACCGTGGCGCGCGTCATCGCCGACGATACGAACGCCGCGGGAATCGCGACGCTGCTCGCGACCGCGACGGCGGGCGCGTGTAGCGCAGGCGCCTCGCCTGCAGCAAAGGGCGCCGGTGCGACCCGGGCCGGAGCGACCGGCGCTTCATACAGCGGCGCGGGCTCGCGCACCGGCTGCTCACGCGACCGCTCGTTGCGGCGGACGAAATCCAGGAAGGCGGCGCTCATCTCGGCTTCGCCGCGGTCCGAGGACGGCTCGTCCTCGTAAGCAGGGGCACGCGACGGCGCGGCACGGCCGCGCGGCTCGACGCGCGAGAGTCCGTCGACGTAGCCGTCGTCCTCGAGCGCGGCGGCGAAATCGCGGCGAGGCGCGGGCGCGGCACGGCGCACCGGCGCCGGATGCTCTTCCGCGACCACGTCGCCGGTGACGGCCACGATCTCGATGCGGCCGTTGACCTCGCGGTTCGACAGGATCAGCGCGTCCTCGCCCAGCGCCTGCTTCACCTTCTGCAGGACTTCGCGCGAGGTCGCGCCCGTGAATCTCATGGTCTTCATGCTTGATTCCCCACTATCGAAACGACTTTGATGGCACGCGTGTCAGGAATCTCCGCGTGCGACATGACTTTGAGCTGCGGTATGGCGCGCCGCAGGAAACGCGAAAGGAGCAAACGAAGCTGCGCCGGCACCAGCAGGCACGCCGGCAGGCCGAACTGCTCCTGCTTCTCGGACGCTTCACGCGCGTCCTCGACCAGGCGCTCGGCGAGCGAAGGCTCGATCACCGCGTTGTCCATCTGCGCGGCCTGGAGCAGCGTGCGCTCCAGCGCCGGGTCGAGCACCATCACCTGCATGTCCGAATTGCCCGGGAACATGTTCTGGGCGATGGCGCGGCCGAGGGCGACGCGCACGTCCGAGGCGAGCTGCTCCGGCGACTGCGTGCGCGCGGCGGCGGTGCCCAGCGCGTCGACGATCGTGCGCATGTCGCGGATGTGGACGTTCTCTTCGAGCAGGTTCTGCAGCACTTTCTGCAGCGTCGCGAGCGGCAGCAGCTTCGGCACCAGGTCCTCGGTGAGCTTCGGAAACTCTTTCGAGAGATGGTCGAGGAGCTGCTGGAGCTCCTGGCGGCCGAGCAGCTCCGCGGCGTGGTTGCCCAGGATCTGCGACAGGTGCGTGGCGATGACCGTGCTCGCGTCGACGACGGTGTAACCCGCCGCCTGCGCGGCGTTGCGTTGATCGGCCTCGATCCACACCGCGGGCAGGCCGAACGCCGGATCGGTGGTCGCGATGCCGGGCACTTCGGAGACGACGCGGCCGGGGTTGATGGCGAGGAACATGCCGGCGTGCGCTTCGTGGTGCGCGATCTCCACGCCTTTCAGCAGGATGCGGTACGCGGCGGGGCGCAGCTCGAGGTTGTCGCGGATGTGGATCGACGGCGGCAGGAAACCGATGTCCTGCGCGAACTTCTTGCGGATCGCCTTGATGCGCTTCAAGAGCTCGCCGTCCTGGCCGCGGTCGACCAGCGGCACGAGGCGGTAACCGACTTCGAGGCCGAGGATGTCGACCGGCGTCACGTCTTCCCACGACACGTCCGGGTTCTCTTTCGGCGTGACGTCGGGCATGACGACGGGGGGCGCTTCGGCGGCGGCTTTCGCCTTCTTCTTCATGAAGTGGGCGATCGCGGCGAGGCCGGCGGCGAGCAGCAGGAACGAGAAGTGCGGCATGCCCGGGACGACGCCCATGATGCCGATGACGCCGGCGGTGATCAGGAACGCTTCGGGACGCTTGAAGAGCTGGCTCGCGAGCTGCTGCGAGACGTTCTGGTCGGAACCGACGCGCGAGACGACGAGGCCGGCCGCGGTCGAGATGATCAGCGCCGGGATCTGCGCGACGAGGCCGTCGCCGATCGCGAGGATGATGTAAGTCTTCGCCGCCTGCGCGATCGGCAGGCTGTGCTGGATCATGCCGACCAGCATGCCGCCGATCAGCGAGATGAAGAGGATGAGGATGCCGGCGATCGCGTCGCCGCGGACGAACTTGCTCGCACCGTCCATCGAGCCGAAGAAGTCCGCTTCCTGCGCGACTTCGGAGCGGCGGCGCTTGGCTTCGTCCTCGCCGATGAGACCGGCGTTCAAGTCGGCGTCGATCGCCATCTGCTTGCCGGGCAGCGCGTCGAGGCTGAAGCGCGCGCCGACTTCGGCGATACGGCCCGCGCCTTTGGTGATGACCACGAAGTTGATGACGGTGAGGATCGCGAAGACGACGATACCGACGGTGTAGTTGTCGCCGATGACGAAGTGGCCGAACGACTCGATCACCTTGCCCGCCGCGCCGGGGCCGGTATGGCCGTCGACCAGCACGACGCGGGTCGAGGCGACGTTGAGCGACAGGCGCAGCAGCGTGGTGACGAGCAGCACCGTCGGGAAGATCGCGAACTCCAGCGGCTTCACGGTGTACATCGCGGTGAGCAGCACCATGACCGCGAACGCGATGTTGAACGTGAAGAACAGATCCAGGAGCAGCGGCGGCAGCGGCAGGATCATCATCGCGAGGATCATGATCACCAGCAGCGGGCCGGCGAGGCTGCGCATCATGGCGGGGCCGCCGAGACGCATCACGAGCGCGCTCATGCGGCCACCTCATTGTTGGGATCCATGTCCGCCGGCACTTCGACCTCGCCGAGCGGCTTCATGCCCGACACGCCGTGGGTCTTGAGCTGGAACACGTAGGCGAGCACTTCCGCGACCGCCGTGTACAGGCGCTCGGGGATCTGCTGGCCGAGGTCGGTGTGCGTGAAGAGCGCGCGGGCGAGGGGCGCGGCTTCGAGGATGGGCACGTTCGCCTGCTCGGCGATGCCGCGGATGCGCGCGGCGAGCAGGTCGGCGCCCTTGGCGATGACGGTCGGGGCGCGCATCGACTCGTCGTACTTGAGCGCGACCGCGTAGTGCGTCGGGTTGGTGACGATCACGTCCGCCTTCGGCACGTCGGCCATCATGCGTTTCTTGGCGGCTTCGCGCTGCGCCTTGCGGATCGCCGACTTGATGTGCGGGTCGCCTTCGGCTTCCTTGTATTCCTGCTTCAGCTCTTCCTTCGTCATGCGCAGCTGCTTGGCGTAGCGCCAGAGCTGCAGCGGCACGTCGACCGCGGCGATGAGCGCGAGCACCGCGCCGATGGTGAACGTGCTCACCATGACGAGGCTGCCCATCGTGCCGACGGCGGCGTGGAACGGCTGGCCGGCGAGCTCGATCATCGACTCGCGCGAATTCCAGAGGACGATCGCGCCGACGCCGCCGATGAGGCCGGCCTTGAGCAGCGCCTTGCCGAGCTCGGTCACGCCGTGCATCGAGAACATGCGGCCGAAGCCCGACATCGGGTTGATGCGGTTGAATTTGGGGGCGGCGGCGCCGGGAACGAACGACCAGCCGCCGATCGCCATGGGCGCGAGGAGCGCGGCGAGCACGGTCACCGCGAGGAGCGGCGCGCCGATCATCAGGGCTTCGGAGGCGAAGGCGTAGAGGCGCTCGGTCATCGCGCCCGGCTCGCGCACGATCGATCGGTCGAGCGTCAAGCCGCTCACCATGAGGCGCTTCATGCCCTCCATCAGCGGCGCGCCCATGAACCAGATCACCGCCATCGCGGAGATCGTCACCGCAAAAGCGGACAGCTCGGGCGAGCGGGCGATATTGCCCTCCGCGCGAGCGTCTTCCAGGCGCTTTTGCGATGCGGGTTCTGTGCGTTCTAGTTCGGAGTCTTCGGCTGCCATGACGGATTACCGTTTGGATGGCAGCGATTATGGTTTCGAGACCCCTAAAGCAGCGGCCCGAATACGGCCGCTAAACGACCGCTTTTCCAGAAACTGAAGTCGCTGACGCGACTTCTTTTCGGGAAAAGTTTCCGGTGTACGCCAAGGAGGGAAACCAAGGTTTCCTCCTTGCGGACCTGCCTTCCTTCAACCCGCGTCACCGCGGAGGGGTCGGCAAGAACGCCCCCTCCCCCTCAGGGGGAAGGGTCAGGGTGGGGGCGGGTTCAGACCACCAGGCCGGTGATGGCCGGGGGGATGCCGTAGGCTTCGCACGCCGGCGCGGCCTTGGCGGCGATCTTGAGGATCCGCTCCCGGGCCCCGTCGGGAGACAGGCCGATCAGGCGGCCGATCGCGGCGAAATCGTCGGGGAGCGCCGCGTCGTCCCAGCCGTGGGCGCTGTGGCGCGCCAAGGCGACCGCCAGGCTCACGTTCAGCGCCCGGGGCGTCAGGGCATGGCGCTCGTCCATGAGCTGGCAGATGAGATCCGGGAGCTGCCAGGCGTGGGCGAGCTCGAGCTGGAGCGCGATCATGGGGAAGCCCAGGGTCTCGCGCTGCACCGCTTCGCTGCGCTTCTGGAACAGCCGCCGGGTGTCCTCCATCTCGACCGCCGTCGTCGGCGCGAAGCACCAGAGCAGGAGTTCGGCGAAGTCGTGCAGCAGCGCCGCCGTCGTCACCTCGTCGATCTCGATGTCGTGGCGCAGCACCGCCCAG
The sequence above is a segment of the Burkholderiales bacterium genome. Coding sequences within it:
- a CDS encoding HDOD domain-containing protein yields the protein MSELRTPQSWISRFGQSELPVLAQTIAALDAVRQDIDNVSMPRLADAVMHDPLMTFKVLRYIQQRRSRRQTGDVTTISHSLMMLGIEPFMAHFADQEPLESRLAANPMALKGARSVISRARHAALYARDWAVLRHDIEIDEVTTAALLHDFAELLLWCFAPTTAVEMEDTRRLFQKRSEAVQRETLGFPMIALQLELAHAWQLPDLICQLMDERHALTPRALNVSLAVALARHSAHGWDDAALPDDFAAIGRLIGLSPDGARERILKIAAKAAPACEAYGIPPAITGLVV
- the flhB gene encoding flagellar biosynthesis protein FlhB, translated to MAAEDSELERTEPASQKRLEDARAEGNIARSPELSAFAVTISAMAVIWFMGAPLMEGMKRLMVSGLTLDRSIVREPGAMTERLYAFASEALMIGAPLLAVTVLAALLAPMAIGGWSFVPGAAAPKFNRINPMSGFGRMFSMHGVTELGKALLKAGLIGGVGAIVLWNSRESMIELAGQPFHAAVGTMGSLVMVSTFTIGAVLALIAAVDVPLQLWRYAKQLRMTKEELKQEYKEAEGDPHIKSAIRKAQREAAKKRMMADVPKADVIVTNPTHYAVALKYDESMRAPTVIAKGADLLAARIRGIAEQANVPILEAAPLARALFTHTDLGQQIPERLYTAVAEVLAYVFQLKTHGVSGMKPLGEVEVPADMDPNNEVAA
- the flhF gene encoding flagellar biosynthesis protein FlhF, which gives rise to MKTMRFTGATSREVLQKVKQALGEDALILSNREVNGRIEIVAVTGDVVAEEHPAPVRRAAPAPRRDFAAALEDDGYVDGLSRVEPRGRAAPSRAPAYEDEPSSDRGEAEMSAAFLDFVRRNERSREQPVREPAPLYEAPVAPARVAPAPFAAGEAPALHAPAVAVASSVAIPAAFVSSAMTRATVSPAIVIPPVAAPAPVVAQPAAPASAPAAPAPAAAAPADNALLNEIKTLKSLLQQRDFAAFGNDATSGTSGRPQVMHELLNAGFSPYLSRRVADEVCTFTNDPTIDAVAECIERELWIAGDDEIVNNGGIYALVGPTGVGKTTTVAKLAARAVVRFGASKVALLTTDGYRVGAHDQLRIYGRILGVPVHSVRDGEELASVLANLSDRHLVLIDTIGMSQRDQALAEQAAMLSGSGDVKRLLLVHTTANARTLDQVVTAYKKTGVEGCILTKIDEAASIGPALDVVIRHQLPVHYVTDGQRVPEDLQLPDAMSLVREALAPAADADAFDLMPEELPFMMPKLSQDAPGADLG
- the flhA gene encoding flagellar biosynthesis protein FlhA, which codes for MSALVMRLGGPAMMRSLAGPLLVIMILAMMILPLPPLLLDLFFTFNIAFAVMVLLTAMYTVKPLEFAIFPTVLLVTTLLRLSLNVASTRVVLVDGHTGPGAAGKVIESFGHFVIGDNYTVGIVVFAILTVINFVVITKGAGRIAEVGARFSLDALPGKQMAIDADLNAGLIGEDEAKRRRSEVAQEADFFGSMDGASKFVRGDAIAGILILFISLIGGMLVGMIQHSLPIAQAAKTYIILAIGDGLVAQIPALIISTAAGLVVSRVGSDQNVSQQLASQLFKRPEAFLITAGVIGIMGVVPGMPHFSFLLLAAGLAAIAHFMKKKAKAAAEAPPVVMPDVTPKENPDVSWEDVTPVDILGLEVGYRLVPLVDRGQDGELLKRIKAIRKKFAQDIGFLPPSIHIRDNLELRPAAYRILLKGVEIAHHEAHAGMFLAINPGRVVSEVPGIATTDPAFGLPAVWIEADQRNAAQAAGYTVVDASTVIATHLSQILGNHAAELLGRQELQQLLDHLSKEFPKLTEDLVPKLLPLATLQKVLQNLLEENVHIRDMRTIVDALGTAAARTQSPEQLASDVRVALGRAIAQNMFPGNSDMQVMVLDPALERTLLQAAQMDNAVIEPSLAERLVEDAREASEKQEQFGLPACLLVPAQLRLLLSRFLRRAIPQLKVMSHAEIPDTRAIKVVSIVGNQA